A single region of the Dunckerocampus dactyliophorus isolate RoL2022-P2 chromosome 3, RoL_Ddac_1.1, whole genome shotgun sequence genome encodes:
- the mex3b gene encoding RNA-binding protein MEX3B, with product MPSSLFTDGSLHGDALDEQRALQVALDQLSLLGLDTDDHPLCDHDEPRTKSVNMTECVPVPSSEHVAEIVGRQGCKIKALRAKTNTYIKTPVRGEEPVFVVTGRREDVAMARREIISAAEHFSMIRASRNKNTSLNGSATPVPAPPNLPGQTTIQVRVPYRVVGLVVGPKGATIKRIQQQTHTYIVTPSRDKEPVFEVTGMPENVDRAREEIEAHIAMRTGGVIELQDENDFHANGTDVGFDLQGHPTSWSKPSAGMMPKPFSKYRNDSSSSLGSASTDSYFGSRMADYSPPSPTLSYTTNNNNNNISDNTNGNIYGNEVISSDGTDLTFDSPPGLETMPTPTGSFWSQYENRIAPSSTSSPSSTPAFYPSNANGVMASQRRINRDQRESRLSPPLHAGTTEHLLARRAAAGDLLGFPGNTLASLTTTHLPYDSSASSSSSSTSSSSRKSSRDCSVCFESEVIAALVPCGHNLFCMECANRICQRSQPKCPICQTSVTQAIRIFS from the exons ATGCCCAGCTCGCTGTTCACCGACGGCAGCCTCCACGGAGACGCGCTGGACGAGCAGAGAGCTTTGCAGGTCGCCCTGGACCAGCTCTCTCTCCTCGGGCTGGACACCGATGACCACCCGCTGTGCGACCACGACGAGCCCCGGACTAAAAGTGTCAACATGACAGAGTGCGTCCCGGTGCCCAGCTCCGAGCATGTGGCCGAGATTGTGGGCAGGCAAG GCTGCAAGATTAAAGCATTGCGAGCAAAGACCAACACCTACATCAAGACCCCAGTCCGAGGTGAGGAGCCAGTTTTTGTGGTGACGGGCAGAAGGGAGGATGTGGCGATGGCCAGAAGAGAGATCATCTCAGCGGCAGAGCATTTCTCCATGATCCGAGCTTCcagaaacaaaaacaccagCCTGAATGGGAGTGCTACTCCAGTTCCTGCCCCCCCCAACCTCCCCGGACAGACCACCATCCAGGTGCGGGTACCCTACCGTGTCGTGGGTCTTGTTGTCGGCCCCAAGGGCGCCACCATCAAGCGCATCCAGCAGCAAACCCACACTTATATCGTGACTCCGAGTCGGGACAAGGAGCCGGTGTTTGAGGTGACGGGGATGCCAGAGAATGTGGACCGAGCCCGTGAGGAGATTGAAGCCCACATTGCCATGAGAACAGGAGGCGTCATCGAGCTCCAGGATGAAAATGACTTCCATGCCAATGGGACAGATGTTGGTTTTGACCTGCAGGGACACCCTACCTCGTGGTCCAAGCCAAGCGCTGGGATGATGCCCAAGCCCTTCTCCAAATACCGCAACGACTCGTCGTCCTCCCTCGGCAGCGCGTCCACTGACTCCTACTTTGGCTCCCGCATGGCAGACTACAGCCCCCCCAGCCCCACCCTAAGCTAcacaaccaacaacaacaacaacaacatcagtGATAACACAAACGGCAACATTTATGGAAATGAGGTGATCTCTTCTGACGGCACCGACCTGACTTTTGATTCACCACCAGGCCTCGAAACCATGCCAACCCCTACTGGGAGTTTCTGGTCCCAGTATGAAAACCGAATCGCCCCCTCCTCGACTAGTTCTCCGAGTTCCACGCCCGCTTTTTACCCCAGCAACGCCAATGGCGTGATGGCAAGTCAAAGACGGATTAACAGAGACCAGAGAGAGTCCAGACTGTCACCGCCCCTCCACGCTGGTACCACCGAGCACCTGCTAGCCCGACGGGCGGCGGCTGGAGACTTGCTGGGTTTTCCCGGCAACACCCTCGCCTCTCTGACGACCACTCACCTTCCATACgactcctccgcctcctcctcgtcctcctctacCTCGTCTAGCAGCCGAAAAAGCAGTCGTGACTGTTCGGTGTGCTTCGAAAGCGAGGTCATTGCAGCGCTGGTTCCGTGTGGACACAACCTCTTCTGTATGGAATGTGCCAACCGCATCTGCCAGAGAAGCCAGCCCAAATGCCCCATCTGCCAAACCAGCGTCACTCAGGCCATACGTATATTTTCATAA